A single window of Mycobacterium sp. ITM-2016-00318 DNA harbors:
- a CDS encoding CHAT domain-containing protein yields MVDVAVSGAPGQTLVLRFADVGVATYASLRVLGAPSRTVTWVVDEPTLVTALEQLARALPDPHGAETQREAVERAIATGPFASQGGESEIARLLGSQLIAAAAWQLLNDCAASPRAALFISPSARLARVPWSALAMPGDDGFRLIELVDVLMAAPPNIVNASRYAVDWQTRKDEPPLLVLDPRVPGQRPDSPLGSVLGRPSPETPLARHFGELMKRRAVLPGVATAVELFRRSDAGRGWLAGQLALSPSRLLYVGHATAADGDVGHADRAALHLADERPLTAADLMSARLPFPPRVALLACASGGDYQFDEATGLVAAFILGGAQLVTATLWSLPTAAGYRHFAPDSVDFSADPMADAIVAVDTAHENPDAGGAVNRWQRAQMRRWRDGDVTASPLYWAALVTFAVGGAR; encoded by the coding sequence TTGGTCGACGTGGCCGTGAGCGGCGCTCCGGGGCAGACCTTGGTCCTACGGTTCGCCGACGTCGGCGTCGCCACCTACGCCAGCCTTCGCGTCCTCGGTGCACCGTCGCGCACGGTCACCTGGGTGGTCGATGAGCCGACGCTGGTCACAGCGTTGGAGCAGCTGGCGCGGGCGCTACCGGACCCGCACGGCGCCGAAACCCAACGCGAGGCCGTCGAACGCGCCATCGCCACAGGGCCTTTCGCGTCACAGGGCGGCGAGTCGGAGATCGCGCGCCTGCTGGGCTCTCAACTCATCGCGGCAGCCGCATGGCAGCTGCTGAACGATTGCGCCGCATCGCCTCGCGCGGCTCTGTTCATCTCGCCCAGCGCGCGGCTGGCAAGGGTGCCGTGGTCCGCCTTGGCGATGCCAGGCGACGACGGTTTCCGGCTCATCGAACTCGTCGATGTGCTGATGGCTGCACCGCCCAACATCGTGAACGCGTCGCGGTATGCCGTCGACTGGCAGACCAGGAAGGACGAACCGCCGCTGCTGGTGCTCGATCCGCGCGTGCCCGGACAGCGGCCCGATTCCCCGCTGGGATCGGTTCTGGGCCGACCGTCGCCGGAGACGCCGTTGGCGCGCCATTTCGGCGAGTTGATGAAGCGTCGAGCCGTACTGCCCGGGGTGGCAACCGCTGTCGAGTTGTTCCGGCGCAGTGATGCAGGCCGGGGGTGGCTGGCCGGCCAGCTCGCGCTCTCACCGAGCAGACTGCTCTATGTGGGACATGCGACTGCCGCGGACGGCGATGTGGGCCATGCGGACCGCGCGGCGCTGCACCTCGCAGACGAGCGGCCACTGACAGCGGCGGATCTGATGTCGGCCCGGCTGCCGTTTCCGCCTCGAGTCGCGCTCCTGGCGTGCGCGTCTGGTGGCGACTATCAGTTCGACGAGGCGACGGGGCTTGTCGCCGCCTTCATTCTGGGCGGTGCGCAGCTGGTGACGGCCACGCTGTGGTCGCTTCCCACTGCCGCCGGCTACCGGCACTTCGCCCCGGATTCCGTTGACTTCAGCGCTGATCCGATGGCCGATGCGATCGTGGCGGTCGACACCGCCCACGAAAACCCCGACGCGGGTGGCGCAGTCAACCGTTGGCAACGCGCGCAGATGCGGAGGTGGCGCGATGGGGATGTGACCGCGAGCCCGCTGTATTGGGCCGCGCTGGTCACATTCGCCGTCGGCGGGGCCCGGTGA
- a CDS encoding winged helix DNA-binding domain-containing protein, with translation MRSFSDAERRARLARRQFLAAPATELDDVVSDLVGLHATDPATPYLSLWARLPGFAVPDLDAALYERRSAVKHLAMRRTLWVVGAAYLPHVQAAASDRVAENERRRLIADAQKAGIAGDGERWLESACQAVLRHLAENGPTSAKELRAALHELAGTYDPAPGKLWGGNTPLSPRVLTVLSARGEIVRGPNEGTWTTSRPRWAAAADWLAERRDDITLEAARAQLVSRYLRTFGPATVTDIKWWFGNTLTWARQALRDIDAVEVDLGGTPGFALPDDLDEEPAPDPWGALLPGLDPTTMGWFDRGWYLGEHRSHVFDTNGNAGPTAWWNGMVVGGWVQDADGRVELRLLDDVGRDGRAALTHQADALTDWLDGVRISPRFPSPLSRATMS, from the coding sequence ATGCGGTCTTTCTCTGACGCCGAGCGGCGGGCCCGGCTGGCGCGGCGGCAGTTTCTGGCTGCACCCGCCACCGAGCTTGACGACGTGGTCAGCGACCTGGTGGGTTTGCATGCCACCGACCCAGCCACCCCGTACCTGTCGCTGTGGGCCCGGCTGCCGGGCTTCGCGGTGCCGGACCTGGACGCCGCGCTATACGAGCGCCGCAGCGCCGTCAAGCACCTCGCGATGCGGCGCACGCTGTGGGTGGTCGGCGCCGCCTACCTACCGCACGTTCAGGCGGCCGCCAGCGACCGGGTCGCCGAAAACGAACGCCGGAGGCTCATCGCCGATGCGCAGAAGGCCGGTATCGCCGGCGACGGTGAGCGGTGGTTGGAGAGCGCGTGTCAGGCGGTGTTGCGGCACCTCGCCGAGAACGGCCCGACCAGCGCCAAAGAGTTGCGCGCGGCACTCCACGAGCTGGCGGGCACCTACGATCCGGCACCCGGAAAGCTTTGGGGCGGAAACACTCCGCTTTCGCCGCGAGTGCTCACCGTGCTGAGTGCCCGCGGCGAGATCGTCCGCGGCCCCAATGAAGGGACGTGGACGACATCGCGGCCCCGCTGGGCGGCCGCCGCGGACTGGCTCGCCGAGCGTCGTGATGACATCACGCTGGAAGCGGCACGTGCACAACTGGTCTCGAGATATTTGCGCACCTTCGGACCGGCCACCGTCACCGACATCAAGTGGTGGTTCGGCAACACGTTGACGTGGGCGCGGCAAGCTCTGCGCGATATCGACGCGGTTGAGGTGGATCTGGGCGGAACGCCGGGCTTCGCGCTACCCGACGATCTCGATGAGGAACCCGCACCTGACCCCTGGGGCGCGCTGCTGCCCGGCCTCGACCCGACGACCATGGGATGGTTCGACCGAGGCTGGTATCTCGGTGAGCACCGCAGCCACGTGTTCGACACGAACGGCAACGCCGGGCCCACAGCCTGGTGGAACGGGATGGTGGTCGGTGGCTGGGTGCAGGACGCCGACGGACGCGTCGAATTGAGACTGCTCGACGATGTCGGGCGAGACGGCCGCGCGGCACTGACACACCAGGCTGATGCGCTGACCGACTGGCTCGACGGGGTGCGGATCAGCCCGCGCTTCCCTTCACCGCTGTCGAGGGCGACGATGAGCTGA
- a CDS encoding adenylate/guanylate cyclase domain-containing protein encodes MPDTHYATGPTGKIAYQVIGDEPIDLVIVPGWISHIDKQWDDASWRGFIEELASFARVVVYDKPGTGLSDPVDGVPTVENRADDLRAVIDAAGCERPALFGFSEGGLISTLFTASFPERVSALVLYGTGAGGTPDNLDMSTQVRAFELIAKLRSTVEHWGEGLTIDWAAPSKKGDAEERRRMAAFERAAMSPKMALITWQAVLRQLDMADVYANVRVPTLVLHRKDDMIPVELGRALAARISGARLVELEGIDHIPWYGDYKSITGEIEEFLTGQRHQHLPDRVLATVLFTDIVESTRRAAELGDHRWRELLQRHDEIARVEIASYQGRFVKQTGDGLLATFDGPTRAVLCATALSERMPQIGLDIRGGLHTGECIRRGDDIGGIAVHIAARIAAKACAKEVLVSNTVKDLVYGSGITFEDRGAHNLKGVPGVWQLHEPTGYHDPVENALAAAEQY; translated from the coding sequence ATGCCGGATACGCACTACGCAACAGGCCCCACAGGCAAGATCGCCTACCAGGTCATCGGAGATGAACCCATCGACCTTGTGATCGTGCCCGGCTGGATATCCCATATCGACAAGCAATGGGACGACGCATCGTGGCGAGGGTTCATCGAGGAACTCGCTTCGTTCGCTCGTGTGGTTGTCTACGACAAGCCCGGTACCGGTCTGTCGGATCCCGTTGACGGTGTACCGACGGTGGAGAACCGGGCCGACGACTTGCGCGCAGTGATCGACGCGGCCGGCTGCGAACGACCGGCCCTGTTCGGGTTTTCCGAGGGCGGCCTCATCAGCACGTTGTTCACCGCGTCCTTTCCTGAGCGAGTCAGCGCCCTTGTCCTTTATGGAACCGGTGCTGGCGGAACCCCGGACAATCTGGACATGTCGACACAAGTGCGGGCTTTCGAATTGATCGCCAAACTTCGATCGACAGTCGAACACTGGGGCGAGGGCCTGACGATTGATTGGGCGGCGCCCAGCAAGAAGGGCGACGCCGAGGAGCGTCGGAGGATGGCGGCTTTCGAGCGTGCCGCGATGAGCCCCAAGATGGCACTGATCACCTGGCAGGCGGTCCTGCGCCAGCTCGACATGGCGGATGTATATGCCAACGTGCGAGTTCCGACTCTGGTTCTACATCGCAAAGACGACATGATTCCCGTCGAACTCGGGCGGGCGTTGGCCGCGAGGATCTCAGGGGCTCGCCTGGTCGAGCTTGAGGGGATCGACCACATTCCGTGGTATGGCGACTACAAGTCGATCACCGGCGAAATCGAGGAGTTTCTCACCGGCCAGCGTCACCAACATCTGCCGGATCGGGTACTGGCCACGGTGCTGTTCACCGACATCGTCGAATCCACCCGACGCGCGGCCGAGCTAGGTGATCACCGCTGGCGCGAACTACTTCAACGCCATGACGAGATAGCACGCGTCGAAATCGCTTCCTATCAGGGCCGTTTCGTCAAGCAGACAGGCGATGGTCTGCTTGCGACCTTCGACGGTCCAACCAGAGCTGTCCTCTGCGCGACGGCACTCTCCGAGCGCATGCCACAGATCGGTCTCGATATTCGTGGCGGTCTGCACACAGGTGAGTGCATACGTCGAGGCGATGACATCGGCGGTATTGCGGTTCACATCGCGGCCCGGATCGCAGCAAAGGCCTGTGCAAAGGAAGTGCTCGTGTCGAACACCGTGAAAGACCTGGTCTACGGCTCCGGAATCACCTTCGAGGATCGGGGCGCACACAACTTGAAGGGCGTCCCCGGGGTATGGCAGTTGCACGAACCGACCGGTTACCACGATCCGGTTGAGAACGCGCTTGCCGCGGCGGAACAGTACTAG
- a CDS encoding lipoprotein LpqH: MNRVVVGALGLLAGAALMVGCSNDKGGSEPTAAAAGTQAGAGGATDVKVDGGDLAGLDKNSVTCVKQAGKITVASSAIGGQQGLGIVMTDADTPTVESLGMVVDGNALAVSNMGGMKSGSAEVKVDGDTYTIKGEATGADMKNPMAGMITKPFTVTVTCK; the protein is encoded by the coding sequence ATGAACCGAGTTGTCGTTGGCGCGCTGGGACTGCTCGCAGGCGCCGCGCTGATGGTGGGTTGCTCGAACGACAAGGGTGGGTCGGAGCCGACCGCGGCCGCCGCAGGAACCCAGGCCGGCGCGGGCGGAGCCACCGACGTCAAGGTTGACGGGGGCGATCTCGCAGGGCTGGACAAGAATTCCGTGACCTGCGTGAAGCAGGCCGGCAAGATCACCGTCGCCAGTAGTGCGATCGGCGGTCAGCAGGGACTTGGCATCGTGATGACCGACGCCGACACGCCGACCGTGGAGTCGTTGGGCATGGTGGTGGACGGCAACGCCCTCGCCGTCAGCAACATGGGCGGCATGAAATCGGGCTCGGCCGAGGTCAAGGTGGATGGCGACACTTACACCATCAAGGGTGAAGCCACCGGCGCCGACATGAAGAATCCGATGGCCGGCATGATCACCAAGCCGTTCACCGTCACGGTGACCTGCAAATAA
- a CDS encoding GNAT family N-acetyltransferase has protein sequence MTGTVIRQATPIDADACARAMYAAFESLAAHHAFPIEPQSPEFTAMMMESMLGTDGIFGMVAERDGGVVGSAFQDERGQIIGIGPVSVHPSVQGGVGRELMQRLLQRSAQRDARGVRLVQTAYNYRSFSLYAKLGFAVREPLSVFQGDMRTPGRTEGDVRTATPNDVGSCDELCRRVHGHDRHGELTEWIGAGTARVVERGGAISGYATGYGYLFHAVGETDGDIIALLGAAETIVGLGFLVPSRNTALMRWCLNAGLQLVQQSTLMSIGAYTDPRGAWLPSVGY, from the coding sequence ATGACCGGCACCGTGATTCGCCAGGCAACGCCGATCGACGCCGATGCTTGTGCACGCGCCATGTACGCCGCCTTCGAGTCGCTCGCCGCCCACCACGCGTTTCCCATCGAGCCCCAGTCACCGGAATTCACGGCCATGATGATGGAGTCGATGCTGGGAACCGACGGCATCTTCGGCATGGTGGCCGAGCGAGACGGCGGTGTCGTCGGGAGCGCCTTCCAAGACGAGCGCGGCCAAATCATCGGCATCGGTCCGGTCAGCGTCCACCCTTCCGTCCAGGGCGGCGTCGGCAGGGAGTTGATGCAACGCCTTCTCCAGCGCTCCGCCCAGCGCGACGCCCGCGGTGTTCGCCTCGTCCAGACCGCTTACAACTACCGGTCGTTTTCTCTATATGCCAAGCTGGGGTTCGCCGTTCGTGAACCGCTGTCGGTGTTCCAGGGCGACATGAGGACTCCAGGCAGGACGGAGGGCGACGTCCGCACCGCCACCCCTAACGACGTGGGAAGCTGCGACGAGTTATGTCGGCGAGTACACGGCCACGATCGTCACGGCGAGTTGACTGAGTGGATCGGCGCCGGCACCGCACGAGTCGTCGAACGTGGCGGCGCGATCAGCGGATACGCGACCGGCTACGGCTATCTATTCCACGCGGTCGGTGAGACCGACGGGGACATAATCGCTCTGCTGGGTGCGGCCGAAACCATCGTCGGCCTTGGTTTTCTGGTGCCGTCACGCAACACCGCGCTGATGAGGTGGTGCCTGAACGCGGGATTGCAGTTGGTGCAGCAGTCGACGCTGATGAGCATCGGCGCCTACACCGATCCGCGTGGGGCGTGGCTGCCGTCTGTCGGCTATTAG